The Lentzea guizhouensis genome contains a region encoding:
- the fae gene encoding formaldehyde-activating enzyme, translating into MQIGESFVGEGVNAAHVNTVLGHRDGPAGTSWATALATPSAGHVPFVAVLRPSLPVKPMTLFVTKAAPANDDHGLLIWGPAQAGVAAGVADAVAEGSIPEPDTSTHVLIAAVWVNPGADDADTVYRNNREATRTALANGAQDLPLLKDVLAASPSNPFYTPPEERA; encoded by the coding sequence ATGCAGATCGGGGAGAGCTTCGTCGGCGAGGGCGTCAACGCGGCCCACGTCAACACCGTGCTCGGCCACCGCGACGGACCGGCCGGCACCTCGTGGGCCACGGCGCTGGCGACACCTTCAGCCGGACACGTGCCGTTCGTGGCGGTGCTGCGGCCATCGTTGCCGGTCAAGCCGATGACGTTGTTCGTCACCAAGGCCGCGCCCGCGAACGACGACCACGGGCTGCTGATCTGGGGTCCCGCGCAGGCCGGGGTGGCCGCCGGGGTCGCTGACGCGGTGGCCGAGGGCAGCATCCCGGAGCCGGACACCTCGACGCACGTGCTGATCGCGGCGGTCTGGGTCAACCCCGGCGCTGACGACGCGGACACCGTGTACCGCAACAACCGCGAGGCCACGCGCACGGCGTTGGCCAACGGCGCACAAGACCTGCCGCTGCTCAAAGACGTGCTGGCGGCGTCCCCGAGCAACCCGTTCTACACGCCACCGGAGGAGAGAGCGTGA
- a CDS encoding glycine betaine ABC transporter substrate-binding protein — MYKRALIGVLALGLAACSSSPSADTAAKSEDLKGLSGQIGSKDFAEQYILAHLTTKLLNAHGATLEANTKLVGSANVRQALENKQFVGYWEYTGTSWITYNKQTQPLKTEKEQFDAVLKADEAKSIAWVAPAPFNNTYTFAIRNEKAKELNVTKMSDIAKLPANEKTFCIESEFSTRDDGWPGVSKTYSFDAPKDNVKLLDTGVIYTATKDGKDCNFGEVFATDGRIAALGLTVLQDDKAFFPIYQGGFTLQADVLKSHPKIADVLKPMADKLTTEEMQKLNAKVDVDGDEPDEVAQEWLTSQGLI, encoded by the coding sequence ATGTACAAGCGCGCCCTCATCGGCGTGCTGGCCCTCGGGCTGGCCGCCTGTTCGAGCTCCCCGTCCGCCGACACCGCCGCCAAGAGCGAGGACCTGAAAGGACTGTCCGGCCAGATCGGCTCGAAGGACTTCGCCGAGCAGTACATCCTCGCCCACCTGACCACGAAGCTGCTCAACGCCCACGGCGCCACGCTGGAGGCCAACACCAAGCTGGTGGGCTCGGCGAACGTGCGGCAGGCGTTGGAGAACAAGCAGTTCGTCGGCTACTGGGAGTACACCGGCACCTCCTGGATCACCTACAACAAGCAGACCCAGCCGCTCAAGACGGAGAAGGAGCAGTTCGACGCGGTGCTGAAGGCCGACGAGGCCAAGAGCATCGCCTGGGTCGCGCCCGCGCCGTTCAACAACACCTACACCTTCGCGATCCGCAACGAGAAGGCGAAGGAGCTCAACGTCACGAAGATGAGCGACATCGCGAAGCTCCCGGCGAACGAGAAGACGTTCTGCATCGAAAGCGAGTTCTCCACCCGTGACGACGGCTGGCCCGGCGTCTCGAAGACGTACTCCTTCGACGCGCCCAAGGACAACGTCAAGCTGCTCGACACCGGCGTCATCTACACCGCCACCAAGGACGGCAAGGACTGCAACTTCGGCGAGGTCTTCGCCACCGACGGTCGCATCGCCGCGCTCGGGCTGACCGTGCTGCAGGACGACAAGGCGTTCTTCCCGATCTACCAGGGCGGGTTCACGCTGCAGGCCGACGTGCTGAAGAGCCACCCGAAGATCGCGGACGTGCTGAAGCCCATGGCGGACAAGCTGACCACCGAGGAGATGCAGAAGCTCAACGCCAAGGTCGACGTCGACGGTGACGAGCCGGACGAGGTCGCGCAGGAGTGGCTGACCTCGCAGGGGCTGATCTGA
- a CDS encoding NAD-dependent succinate-semialdehyde dehydrogenase yields MFTKLYIDGKWADSSDGRTFDVLDPATEEVLATVAEATPQDGVRALDAAVAAQASWGKTAPRARAEILRKAFELVAERTEEFAQLITSEMGKPLAESRAEVAYGAEFLRWFSEEAPRVSGRFTTAPDGKNRLVTVKRPVGPCLFVTPWNFPLAMATRKIAPAIAAGCTMVLKPAELTPLTALLFAEVLTEAGLPAGVLNVVTTTDPGAVTGPLLRDPRLRKLSFTGSTAVGKKLIAQSADQVLRVSMELGGNAPFLVFEDADLDAAADGAVLAKLRNGGEACVAANRFLVHASVAEEFTRKLAARMRDYPLGPLVDAKTRAKVSELVEDAVEGGARVVLGGKALEGKGFFYDATVLTDIPVGARLLSEEIFGPVAPVVTFESEEDAVRLANATEYGLVCFAYTRDLHRGLRLAETLETGMLGLNTGIVSNPAAPFGGVKHSGIGREGGAEGIEEYLETTYVAVSDPFGSV; encoded by the coding sequence ATGTTCACCAAGTTGTACATCGACGGCAAGTGGGCCGATTCCAGTGACGGCCGCACGTTCGACGTGCTGGACCCGGCCACGGAGGAGGTCCTGGCGACCGTCGCCGAGGCCACGCCCCAGGACGGGGTGCGTGCCCTGGACGCTGCCGTCGCCGCCCAGGCCTCCTGGGGCAAGACCGCGCCACGGGCCAGGGCCGAGATCCTGCGCAAGGCGTTCGAGCTGGTGGCTGAGCGGACCGAGGAGTTCGCTCAGCTCATCACCTCGGAGATGGGCAAGCCGCTGGCCGAGTCGCGGGCCGAGGTCGCCTACGGCGCCGAGTTCCTGCGGTGGTTCTCCGAGGAGGCACCACGCGTCTCCGGCCGGTTCACCACCGCGCCGGACGGGAAGAACCGCCTGGTCACGGTCAAGCGGCCGGTCGGGCCGTGCCTGTTCGTGACGCCGTGGAACTTCCCGCTGGCCATGGCCACCCGCAAGATCGCCCCGGCGATCGCGGCCGGGTGCACGATGGTGCTGAAGCCCGCCGAGCTCACCCCGTTGACGGCGTTGCTGTTCGCGGAGGTGCTGACCGAGGCCGGACTGCCGGCCGGCGTGCTGAACGTGGTCACGACGACCGATCCCGGTGCGGTCACCGGTCCGCTGCTGCGCGACCCGCGGCTGCGCAAGCTCTCGTTCACCGGCTCGACCGCGGTGGGCAAGAAGCTCATCGCGCAGTCGGCCGACCAGGTGCTGCGGGTGTCGATGGAACTCGGCGGCAACGCGCCTTTCCTGGTCTTCGAGGACGCGGACCTCGACGCCGCTGCCGACGGCGCCGTGCTGGCCAAGCTGCGCAACGGCGGTGAGGCGTGCGTGGCGGCCAACAGGTTCCTGGTGCACGCCTCCGTCGCGGAGGAGTTCACCCGGAAGCTGGCCGCTCGGATGCGGGACTACCCGCTCGGCCCGCTGGTCGACGCCAAGACCAGGGCCAAGGTCAGCGAGCTGGTCGAGGACGCGGTGGAGGGCGGTGCGCGCGTGGTCCTCGGCGGGAAGGCACTGGAGGGCAAGGGGTTCTTCTACGACGCGACCGTGCTCACCGACATCCCGGTCGGCGCCCGGCTGCTGAGCGAGGAGATCTTCGGGCCGGTCGCGCCGGTCGTCACCTTCGAGTCGGAAGAGGACGCCGTGCGGCTCGCCAACGCCACCGAGTACGGCCTGGTGTGCTTCGCGTACACCCGTGATCTCCACCGCGGGCTGCGGCTCGCGGAGACGCTGGAGACCGGGATGCTCGGCCTCAACACCGGGATCGTGTCGAACCCGGCCGCGCCGTTCGGTGGCGTCAAGCACTCCGGCATCGGCCGCGAGGGTGGTGCCGAGGGCATCGAGGAGTACCTCGAGACCACCTACGTCGCGGTCTCCGATCCCTTCGGGAGCGTGTGA
- a CDS encoding NAD-binding protein, producing MGEEERILHVGGHGAGYTVKLMLNQLWFSHLVATAEVLAIGVKAGVDLGVLRNALVNSPAQSNFVERDVLSILDHGDYDEGFAIALACKDLGLATDLAASVGVPAELSALVEQIFRRARASYGDRAGEMTPVKLYEDLIGVDLRL from the coding sequence ATGGGGGAAGAGGAGCGCATCCTGCACGTCGGCGGGCACGGCGCGGGCTACACGGTGAAGCTGATGCTGAACCAGCTGTGGTTCTCGCACCTGGTCGCCACGGCCGAGGTGCTGGCGATCGGCGTCAAGGCGGGTGTGGACCTGGGTGTGCTGCGCAACGCTCTCGTCAACAGCCCCGCCCAGAGCAACTTCGTCGAGCGAGACGTCTTGTCCATCTTGGACCACGGTGACTACGACGAGGGTTTCGCGATCGCGCTGGCCTGCAAGGACCTCGGTCTGGCGACCGACCTCGCGGCGTCGGTCGGGGTCCCGGCCGAGCTGTCCGCGCTGGTCGAGCAGATCTTCCGGCGCGCCCGCGCCTCGTACGGCGACCGCGCCGGCGAGATGACCCCGGTGAAGCTCTACGAGGACCTCATCGGGGTCGACCTGAGGCTGTGA
- a CDS encoding ABC transporter permease has translation MTGTFDDFLARRWEDLVTLTLQHLAVVALSLALATVLGVLVGLLVWDRDIPRATALTAAGIAITIPSLALLALLSPVLGLGWAPTVVSLVFYSLLPIVRNTVVGLREVPHHIVESARGMGMTPMKTLLSIQLPLAWPVIVTGIRVAAQLTVGIAAIAAYVAGPGLGLYIFRGLSSLGSVNALNFALSGTLCVVLLALLIDGAFVLIARYSTSRGLRV, from the coding sequence GTGACCGGAACGTTCGACGACTTCCTGGCCCGCCGCTGGGAAGACCTCGTCACCCTGACGCTGCAACACCTCGCCGTCGTGGCTCTGTCCCTGGCACTGGCCACCGTGCTCGGCGTGCTGGTCGGGCTGCTGGTGTGGGACCGCGACATCCCCCGTGCCACGGCGCTGACCGCGGCGGGCATCGCCATCACGATCCCGTCGCTGGCGCTGCTGGCCCTGCTCAGCCCGGTGCTCGGGCTCGGGTGGGCACCCACGGTGGTGTCGCTGGTCTTCTACTCGCTGCTGCCGATCGTGCGGAACACCGTGGTCGGCCTCAGGGAGGTCCCGCACCACATCGTCGAGTCCGCCAGGGGCATGGGGATGACGCCAATGAAGACCCTGCTGAGCATCCAGCTGCCGCTCGCGTGGCCGGTGATCGTGACCGGCATCCGGGTGGCCGCGCAGCTGACCGTCGGCATCGCGGCGATCGCTGCCTACGTCGCGGGGCCGGGGCTCGGGCTCTACATCTTCCGCGGCCTGTCGTCGCTCGGTTCGGTCAACGCGCTCAACTTCGCGCTCTCCGGCACGCTCTGCGTCGTGCTGCTGGCACTGCTGATCGACGGTGCCTTCGTCCTGATCGCCCGCTACAGCACCTCGAGGGGTCTCCGTGTCTGA
- a CDS encoding ABC transporter ATP-binding protein — MSEPGVGIELSRVTKRYPGQQQAAVEDFSLTVAPGELVMFVGPSGCGKTTTMKMINRIIEPSSGSITIDGKDVLALDPNELRRHIGYVIQQIGLFPHMTIAENIATVPKLLGWSKERTSDRVDELLRTVQLDPGTFAHRYPKQLSGGQQQRVGVARALAADPPVMLMDEPFGATDPITRQKLQAEFLKLQAEIGKTIIFVTHDFDEAIRLGDRIVVLSERSQIEQFDTPANILANPANDYVSSFIGHGAGLMRLALIPISDVELDAPDSAAPAIDADASLRDALDLLVVTGADRVNVSGGGGSLTHARISAALNRTKQPVEAS, encoded by the coding sequence GTGTCTGAGCCTGGAGTCGGCATCGAGCTGAGCCGCGTCACCAAGCGCTACCCCGGCCAGCAGCAGGCCGCCGTCGAGGACTTCTCGCTGACGGTCGCGCCCGGCGAGCTCGTCATGTTCGTCGGCCCGTCCGGCTGCGGCAAGACCACGACGATGAAGATGATCAACCGGATCATCGAGCCGTCGAGCGGGTCCATCACCATCGACGGCAAGGACGTCCTCGCCCTCGACCCCAACGAGCTGCGCCGCCACATCGGGTACGTGATCCAGCAGATCGGCCTGTTCCCGCACATGACGATCGCGGAGAACATCGCCACCGTCCCGAAACTGCTCGGCTGGTCCAAGGAACGCACGAGCGACCGCGTCGACGAGCTGCTGCGGACCGTCCAGCTCGACCCCGGCACGTTCGCCCACCGCTACCCCAAGCAGCTCTCCGGCGGTCAGCAGCAACGCGTCGGCGTCGCCCGCGCGCTGGCCGCCGACCCGCCGGTGATGCTGATGGACGAGCCGTTCGGCGCCACCGACCCGATCACCCGGCAGAAGCTGCAGGCCGAGTTCCTCAAGCTGCAGGCGGAGATCGGCAAGACGATCATCTTCGTCACGCACGACTTCGACGAGGCGATCCGGCTCGGCGACCGGATCGTGGTGCTGAGCGAACGCAGCCAGATCGAGCAGTTCGACACGCCCGCGAACATCCTCGCCAACCCGGCCAACGACTACGTGTCCAGCTTCATCGGTCACGGCGCCGGTCTGATGCGCCTCGCGTTGATCCCGATCAGCGACGTCGAGCTCGACGCACCGGACAGCGCCGCGCCCGCGATCGACGCCGACGCCTCGCTGCGCGACGCACTGGACCTGCTGGTGGTCACCGGTGCCGACCGGGTCAACGTGTCCGGGGGCGGGGGTTCGTTGACGCACGCCCGGATCTCGGCCGCGCTGAACAGGACCAAGCAGCCGGTGGAGGCGTCATGA
- a CDS encoding ABC transporter permease: MTAHTGQVQRLALKRFVTPLAVVVVLALLFLWLSTLSLDSIEQRTLNTGYLLDRTQEHLVLTVVSSALVALLAIPAGIAAYRVRSKAVRALVIALGNIGQATPAVGLVILLAIAWQTGFYTALISLVAYCFLPVLRNTLTGLEQVDHATREAARGMGMTPRQVLWRIELPLASPVILAGLRTALVFSVGVATIATFINAGGLGDMIVNGLKLQRYPVIVVGAVLVASIAVLIDWAAGLVEDLVRPRGL; this comes from the coding sequence ATGACCGCCCACACCGGGCAGGTGCAGCGCCTGGCGCTCAAGCGGTTCGTGACGCCGCTCGCGGTCGTGGTCGTGCTGGCACTGCTCTTCCTCTGGCTCAGCACCCTCTCCCTCGACTCGATCGAACAACGCACGCTCAACACCGGCTACCTCCTCGACCGCACGCAGGAACACCTGGTGCTGACCGTGGTTTCGTCCGCGCTCGTGGCGTTGCTCGCGATACCCGCGGGGATCGCCGCCTACCGCGTGCGGTCCAAGGCCGTCCGCGCGTTGGTCATCGCCCTGGGCAACATCGGCCAGGCGACACCCGCGGTCGGCCTGGTGATCCTGCTGGCCATCGCCTGGCAGACCGGCTTCTACACCGCCCTGATCTCGCTGGTCGCCTACTGCTTCCTGCCCGTGCTGCGCAACACCCTGACCGGCCTCGAACAGGTCGACCACGCCACCCGCGAGGCCGCCAGGGGCATGGGCATGACCCCGCGCCAGGTGCTGTGGCGCATCGAGCTCCCGCTGGCCTCGCCGGTGATCCTGGCCGGGCTGCGGACCGCTCTGGTGTTCTCCGTCGGTGTCGCCACCATCGCGACCTTCATCAACGCCGGTGGCCTCGGCGACATGATCGTGAACGGCCTGAAGCTCCAGCGCTACCCCGTGATCGTCGTCGGCGCCGTGCTCGTCGCCTCGATCGCCGTCCTCATCGACTGGGCCGCCGGGCTCGTCGAGGACCTCGTCCGCCCCCGCGGTCTGTAA
- a CDS encoding FAD-binding oxidoreductase, producing the protein MFPAPPPSVPSASDLSRAEIVAGLVSLLGADKVSTDEHELRDASVDRFRKYTSVHGIFTGPIPAAIVTPGSTEEVSKVLAFAHEHRVNVVPRTGRTATEGGLETLVADTVVLDGSTMDAVMKIDPVNMMVTAQCGVPLQRLEDLLREQGLTTGHSPQSKPLAQMGGLVATRSIGQFSTLYGGIEDMVVGLEAVFPDGTVTRIKNVPRRAAGPDIRHVVIGNEGALCVITEVTVKLFKFQPEHNRYFGFLVDEFGDAVERLRTLITDGYRPSVCRVYSPEDANQHFSHFSQDKNVVVLVAEGPDGIARATAEAIEKTFAGTEAVDPKLIVEWLDNLNWGQDKIDAEKRAMLETRHLGYTTEVSVDWSQVTPLYEAVIGRIRAEFPRAADLTMLGAHSSHSYQTGTNLYFVYDYRISCEPEEEITEYHIPLNAIIVEESLRLGGSMVHHHGIGKYRTPWTREEHGSAYHLLQVLKRGFDPHGIMNAGTIFPVEP; encoded by the coding sequence ATGTTCCCCGCACCGCCGCCCTCCGTCCCCTCCGCCTCCGACCTGAGCCGCGCCGAGATCGTCGCCGGGCTGGTCTCGTTGCTGGGTGCCGACAAGGTCTCCACCGACGAGCACGAGCTGCGCGACGCGAGCGTCGACCGGTTCCGCAAGTACACCTCGGTGCACGGCATCTTCACCGGCCCGATCCCGGCGGCGATCGTCACGCCGGGCTCGACCGAGGAGGTGTCGAAGGTGCTGGCGTTCGCGCACGAGCACCGGGTCAATGTCGTGCCGCGCACCGGCAGGACCGCCACCGAGGGCGGGCTGGAGACGCTGGTGGCGGACACGGTCGTCCTGGACGGGTCCACCATGGACGCCGTCATGAAGATCGATCCGGTCAACATGATGGTGACCGCGCAGTGCGGTGTCCCGTTGCAACGCCTGGAGGACCTGCTGCGCGAGCAGGGGCTCACGACCGGGCACTCGCCGCAGTCCAAGCCGCTCGCGCAGATGGGCGGGCTGGTGGCGACCCGCTCGATCGGCCAGTTCTCGACGCTCTACGGCGGGATCGAGGACATGGTCGTGGGGCTGGAGGCGGTGTTCCCGGACGGCACGGTGACCCGGATCAAGAACGTGCCCCGGCGCGCGGCCGGACCGGACATCCGGCACGTGGTGATCGGCAACGAGGGCGCGCTGTGCGTGATCACCGAGGTCACCGTGAAGCTGTTCAAGTTCCAGCCGGAGCACAACCGCTACTTCGGGTTCCTGGTCGACGAGTTCGGGGACGCGGTCGAGCGGCTGCGGACGTTGATCACCGACGGGTACCGGCCGTCGGTGTGCCGGGTCTACTCCCCCGAGGACGCGAACCAGCACTTCAGCCACTTCTCGCAGGACAAGAACGTGGTCGTGCTCGTCGCCGAGGGCCCGGACGGCATCGCGCGGGCCACGGCGGAGGCGATCGAGAAGACGTTCGCGGGCACCGAAGCCGTCGACCCGAAGCTGATCGTCGAGTGGCTCGACAACCTCAACTGGGGCCAGGACAAGATCGACGCCGAGAAGCGGGCGATGCTGGAGACCCGGCACCTCGGCTACACCACCGAGGTGTCGGTCGACTGGTCGCAGGTCACCCCGCTGTACGAGGCGGTCATCGGCCGGATCCGCGCGGAGTTCCCGCGCGCTGCCGACCTCACGATGCTGGGCGCGCACTCGTCGCACAGCTACCAGACCGGCACGAACCTCTACTTCGTCTACGACTACCGCATCTCCTGCGAGCCCGAAGAGGAGATCACCGAGTACCACATCCCGCTCAACGCGATCATCGTCGAGGAGTCGTTGCGGCTGGGCGGTTCCATGGTGCACCACCACGGCATCGGCAAGTACCGCACGCCTTGGACGCGCGAGGAGCACGGCAGCGCCTACCACCTGCTGCAAGTGCTCAAGCGCGGCTTCGACCCGCACGGGATCATGAACGCGGGCACGATCTTCCCGGTCGAGCCGTGA
- a CDS encoding SDR family oxidoreductase, translated as MDFGLDFFSLKGKNAIVTGGNTGLGQAFALGLAAAGADVFVPSLVSDDGETQRLVEAHGQRFAGLTADITAPGACATVVDTCARELGSVDIVVNSAGISLLDDVESFDRSKWDPMIAVNLTAAFELAHEATRYMIPQRSGKIINIASLFSFLGGRQSPAYAATKHGIAGFTKAYCDELAEHNIQVNALAPGYFATKITEATRSDPATNQRVVDHIPAGRWGDPSDLMGALVFLACRASDYVNGHTLVVDGGYLVR; from the coding sequence ATGGACTTCGGGCTGGACTTCTTCTCGCTCAAGGGCAAGAACGCGATCGTCACCGGCGGCAACACCGGGCTGGGCCAGGCGTTCGCGCTCGGCCTGGCCGCCGCGGGTGCCGACGTGTTCGTGCCCAGCCTGGTGTCCGACGACGGCGAGACCCAGCGGCTGGTCGAGGCGCACGGTCAGCGGTTCGCCGGCCTGACCGCGGACATCACCGCACCGGGAGCGTGCGCGACCGTGGTCGACACGTGTGCGCGGGAGCTCGGGTCCGTCGACATCGTGGTGAACTCGGCCGGGATCAGCCTGCTCGACGACGTGGAGTCGTTCGACCGCTCCAAGTGGGACCCGATGATCGCGGTCAACCTCACGGCGGCGTTCGAGCTGGCCCACGAGGCGACCAGGTACATGATCCCGCAGCGGTCCGGGAAGATCATCAACATCGCGTCGCTGTTCTCGTTCCTCGGCGGCCGCCAGTCCCCCGCCTACGCCGCGACCAAGCACGGCATCGCCGGGTTCACCAAGGCCTACTGCGACGAGCTGGCCGAGCACAACATCCAGGTCAACGCGCTGGCGCCGGGCTACTTCGCCACGAAGATCACCGAGGCGACCCGGTCGGACCCCGCGACCAACCAGCGGGTGGTCGACCACATCCCGGCCGGGCGCTGGGGCGACCCGAGCGACCTGATGGGCGCACTGGTGTTCCTGGCCTGCCGCGCCTCCGACTACGTCAACGGCCACACGCTGGTCGTCGACGGCGGCTACCTCGTCCGCTGA
- a CDS encoding IclR family transcriptional regulator has product MPGSSRRNSAGLARDIEVLEVLGRPEAVQAGGLGVVRIAALVGRDKTVVSRTLATLADSGLVDRDPESLSYRLGSRLYALAARTSEGALAWNARGHLKHLAQVTRETAHLCVLRGGNVLTLMSELSPNRFHTTGWEGVTTAAWRTPSGRALISDWDAESLSVWYAEHGHDEAVLEAGERADSTFAVLERPSPRPNAISDLDSLVAELKRVRERGYATSDEELERGVVAASAPVYDFTSRIVAALNVSAPKERIGAQLDKLGRIVSGAARDLSAALGYSAQ; this is encoded by the coding sequence ATGCCTGGATCTTCACGTCGCAACTCAGCCGGTCTGGCCCGGGACATCGAGGTGCTGGAGGTGCTCGGCCGGCCGGAGGCGGTGCAGGCGGGCGGCCTCGGCGTGGTCCGGATCGCGGCACTGGTCGGCCGGGACAAGACGGTGGTGTCCCGCACGCTCGCGACGCTGGCGGACAGCGGCCTGGTCGACCGCGACCCGGAGTCCCTGAGCTACCGGCTGGGGTCACGGCTGTACGCGTTGGCGGCGCGCACGTCGGAGGGCGCGCTGGCGTGGAACGCGCGTGGACACCTGAAGCACCTCGCACAGGTGACACGCGAGACGGCGCACCTGTGCGTGCTGCGCGGCGGGAACGTGCTGACGCTGATGAGCGAGCTGAGCCCGAACCGCTTCCACACCACCGGGTGGGAGGGCGTGACGACCGCCGCCTGGCGCACGCCGTCGGGGCGCGCGTTGATCAGCGACTGGGACGCGGAGTCGCTGTCGGTCTGGTACGCCGAGCACGGCCACGACGAGGCGGTGCTGGAGGCGGGGGAGCGCGCCGACTCGACGTTCGCGGTGCTGGAACGCCCGTCACCGCGCCCGAACGCGATCAGCGACCTGGACTCGTTGGTGGCGGAGCTGAAGCGCGTCCGGGAGCGGGGCTACGCGACGTCGGACGAGGAGCTGGAACGCGGCGTGGTCGCGGCTTCGGCGCCGGTGTACGACTTCACGTCGCGGATCGTGGCGGCGTTGAACGTGTCGGCGCCGAAGGAGCGGATCGGGGCGCAGCTGGACAAGCTGGGGCGGATCGTGTCGGGGGCGGCGCGGGACCTGTCGGCGGCGCTGGGCTACTCGGCTCAGTGA